In the Bacteroidota bacterium genome, TTGACGGGAAACTTATTGCACTTTATGTAGGCCGAGGAACTGCTGAAAAGCGTGTGCATTTAATTTCTAAAGTGGCATCCATCCTGCACGCAAAAAATATACCGGTGGAGTTTCACTTTCTAGGCGATTTGAGGGAAGCAATTCCACAAGAGGATAGAGACCATTGTGTATTTGCAGGAGAAATAAAAGATGAAGTAGAAATGCATAAAGTCTATACTTCTGCACATTTGCTGATGATGGCATCATCCCGCGAAGGTTTTCCAATGGTTATTATGGAAGGTATGATGCATGGATTGGTAACCATCAGCACAGCTGTGGGCGGTATTTCAGAGCATGTTCATTCCGGTGAAAATGGAATATTATTGCATGAAAAAGAAGCGGATGCACTTGTTGATTCCATAGTAGCGGAGATTGAAAGCTTGGTAGCGCATCGCAGCCTTTTGGCCAAACTTTCCCAAAATGCACATGCTTACGCCGTTACCCATTTTCAAAAAAAATCCTTTGAGGAAAAGTATCAACAAATTTTTCAAAAAAACTCATAATCCTTACTACATTTGAAGTGTAGAAACAACAAATGGATTTCAAGCAATTAAAAAAAGACCTTATTGAATTTAATTTTGATTCGCTTTTATTGCGCGTTAAAAAGCTTAAAGCGCTGTTGCTTCGAAGGGTTGTTCTTTTGGGTAAAAAAATTAAACCCAACGAAATTCCGGTTATCATTAACAATCGAAACCGATTAACAACACTCAAACAACTTATTGAATGGTTAGAGAAAATAGGAATGAAGCATATTTATATCATCGACAATGATTCGACCTATCCGCCGCTACTTTCATATTACAAAACCTGTCCGCATAAAATATTTTTTTTGGGCAAAAATGTTGGACATTTGGCACTATGGAAAACGGATATTTTTAATCAATTTAAAAAGAGTTACTACATCTATACCGATTCAGATGTGCTTCCTATAGCGGAATGCCCGGCGGATGCGATTTCCTATTTCATGAAAATTCTTAGTAAATATTCATCCATAGAAAAGATTGGATTCGGATTAAAAATTGATGATTTACCTGAACACTATGCAGCAAAAACAAAAGTGATTGAATGGGAAAAAAAATTCTGGACGAAGGAAATAGCACCCGGAATATTTGATGCTGCGATAGATACTACTTTTGCCTTGTACTGCCCCTATACAAATGGTGCGCAATGGGTTTCGAATGCTTACCGAACCGGTGGAAAGTATGTTGCAAGGCATTTACCTTGGTACGAAAATACAAGCGCTCCCACCGCCGAGGATCAGTATTATCAAGAAAATGTAAAACAAGGCGTTTCACATTGGATTCAAAATTCGCAAGCTGCAAATGAAAAATGAACCCGGCATAAGTATTTGCATCCCCAGCTATAATGGCGAAAAATACCTACGCGAATGCTTGGATTCTTGTCTGAATCAAACCCTTCCCGCAAAGGAAATACTTGTAGTAGACGATGGCTCGAGTGATCAAACACCTGAAATTGTAAAAGCCTATCAGCTGCGCCATCCACACATAAAATATTATCAAAATGAAAAAAACTTAGGGCTTGTTGGAAATTGG is a window encoding:
- a CDS encoding glycosyltransferase family 2 protein yields the protein MDFKQLKKDLIEFNFDSLLLRVKKLKALLLRRVVLLGKKIKPNEIPVIINNRNRLTTLKQLIEWLEKIGMKHIYIIDNDSTYPPLLSYYKTCPHKIFFLGKNVGHLALWKTDIFNQFKKSYYIYTDSDVLPIAECPADAISYFMKILSKYSSIEKIGFGLKIDDLPEHYAAKTKVIEWEKKFWTKEIAPGIFDAAIDTTFALYCPYTNGAQWVSNAYRTGGKYVARHLPWYENTSAPTAEDQYYQENVKQGVSHWIQNSQAANEK